From a region of the Solanum stenotomum isolate F172 chromosome 2, ASM1918654v1, whole genome shotgun sequence genome:
- the LOC125855129 gene encoding OVARIAN TUMOR DOMAIN-containing deubiquitinating enzyme 5, with protein MEDTPKAEDQLPEGASESAPQKMTETREEMLSRHRKEISKLQDKEISMKKAAAKGSKAEQKAKKKQVDKEVSKLSAKLKEGHAGELASLGYSGDSNNDNGKEKGNLDTLVKAIAGVSVSSQTDHSKPSKSVKRREKRAQQEAAREQRIQEEQSNIISDRVIENEKLERKLEPLGLTVNEIKPDGHCLYRAVENQLSVHTGGSSPYSYLELRQMVAAYMRKHATDFLPFFLSENAEEGESDDSLVGRFENYCREVESTAAWGGQLELGALTHVLKKHIMIFSGSFPDVEMGKEYKSGSGSGSSASSIMLSYHKHAFGLGEHYNSLIPSSA; from the exons ATGGAGGATACACCTAAAGCAGAAGATCAGTTGCCTGAGGGAGCCTCAGAAAGTGCGCCTCAAAAGATGACAGAAACCCGTGAGGAGATGCTTTCTAGGCATAG GAAAGAAATCTCTAAGCTACAGGACAAAGAAATTTCTATGAAAAAGGCAGCAGCTAAAGGCAGCAAAGCTGAACAGAAAGCTAAGAAAAAACAAGTGGACAAAGAAGTATCTAAACTTTCTGCAAAGCTCAAAGAAGGGCATGCTGGGGAACTTGCTTCTTTAGGCTACAGTGGTGATAGTAATAATGATAATGGGAAGGAAAAAGGGAATCTTGACACATTGGTGAAGGCCATTGCTGGTGTTTCTGTCAGTAGTCAAACTGACCATTCAAAACCCAGCAAGAGCGTGAAGAGACGTGAGAAAAGAGCTCAACAAGAGGCAGCCAGAGAGCAGAGAATACAAGAAGAGCAGAGTAATATCATAAGTGATCGGGTTATTGAGAATGAAAAGTTAGAAAGAAAGCTTGAGCCCCTTGGATTGACTGTTAACGAAATAAAGCCTGATGGACACTGTCTCTACCGAGCTGTGGAGAATCAGTTGTCTGTCCACACTGGTGGTTCATCGCCTTATTCGTATCTTGAACTGCGACAGATGGTGGCAGCTTACATGAGGAAACATGCAACTGACTTTCTCCCTTTTTTCCTCTCTGAGAATGCAGAAGAGGGAGAATCGGATGATTCTCTTGTAGGAAGGTTCGAGAATTACTGTAGAGAAGTGGAGTCAACTGCTGCATGGGGAGGACAACTTGAGCTTGGTGCTTTAACTCACGTCTTAAAGAAACATATAATGATATTCTCAGGGTCGTTTCCTGATGTGGAGATGGGAAAGGAATACAAATCCGGCAGTGGGTCTGGCTCTTCAGCTTCCAGTATAATGCTATCTTACCACAAGCATGCTTTTGGGCTTGGTGAGCACTATAACTCACTTATTCCCAGTTCAGCTTGA